In Salmo salar chromosome ssa15, Ssal_v3.1, whole genome shotgun sequence, one genomic interval encodes:
- the LOC106572181 gene encoding tumor necrosis factor receptor superfamily member 6B, with translation MHPLTNCVLPVLVFALCGGSVPEPGAHTSTYIWRDDATGDSLTCDLCAPGTYLLKHCTKDRKSDCGPCPKSHYTEIWNYIERCQYCNRFCTADEIESVPCTQLHNRQCECKDGFHMRHGSCSRHRRCPPGEGVISNGTAHTDVKCEPCPVGFFSAESSSRKTCQKFSVCAPGRTTIPGNDMNDVYCSACRTGSRTHEDEAICDGELMEFLALQILTPRKDKRLVAVLRRSAGKATTKNATVLDLIKTIRNKPGKPFAIQMHDILNTDRLFHLRTKVNKWFPHMNL, from the exons ATGCATCCG CTGACAAATTGTGTTCTGCCTGTCCTGGTATTTGCGCTCTGTGGTGGCAGCGTGCCAGAGCCAGGCGCTCACACATCGACTTATATCTGGAGAGATGACGCGACAGGGGATTCCCTTACGTGCGACCTATGCGCTCCTGGCACATACTTACTGAAGCATTGCACAAAGGACCGCAAGAGCGACTGCGGACCTTGTCCAAAGTCCCACTACACAGAGATCTGGAACTATATCGAGCGGTGTCAATACTGCAATCGTTTTTGCACGGCTGATGAGATTGAAAGCGTACCGTGCACCCAACTGCACAACCGACAGTGCGAGTGCAAGGACGGGTTTCACATGAGACATGGGTCATGTTCAAGGCACAGAAGGTGTCCACCCGGGGAAGGGGTCATCTCCAATG GAACTGCACACACTGATGTGAAGTGTGAACCTTGCCCAGTGGGCTTCTTCTCTGCGGAGTCCTCCAGTAGGAAAACCTGTCAGAAGTTTTCTGTGTGTGCCCCAGGTCGCACCACTATACCTGGCAATGATATGAATGATGTTTACTGCTCAGCATGTAGGACTGGTTCAAGAACACATGAAG ATGAAGCTATCTGTGATGGGGAGTTGATGGAATTCCTGGCACTGCAGATCCTCACACCAAGAAAGGACAAAAGACTGGTGGCTGTGCTCAGGAGGAGTGCTGGTAAAGCCACAACCAAAAATGCAACTGTACTAGACCTCATCAAAACTATTAGGAACAAACCTGGCAAACCTTTTGCAATTCAAATGCATGATATCCTGAACACAGACAGGCTGTTCCATTTAAGGACTAAAGTCAACAAATGGTTTCCTCATATGAATTTATAG